gggccgacgaaatgtgtaccggccagcacgaggcacgaggcgacatgaaagtgagtgcgaagagaaagcgccgtaaaaagaagcgcggtaaagaccgaaagacggtaactaatttagcgccgccaaagatggcgagaaccccaaatgggcagggcgcgaggagaagaaaggtgcggtcgtcactgacgatgttgacgcatcctaaacgttcgagccacaggtcaaagggagaccgcgaagaatgttctgcacggacgcggacaaagggcacgaggcagttaagctcctcgtcgttccgtagttcttttcatagctcagcgtgcagttcgaagaaacgcaatgtggtaggacgagaccaggtggggagtagcgacgcgctcaatcgagttcgtgttgaaagcggggcgcggggacgcaaattggcagtagaccgtaacgtcttgggggagctgatagttagtcagcccttttgttgtctctcggcagccagagtagctttcaagcttcgcccaccgcgggttcgactcaaagtatgagtcagacgtaagcgtttggaaagggaggccagaagcgcttccgtagaaatgaagtgtgttgttttttatttttgagcatcggaaagttttcgcgatttgagacagatttctttcaatatgtaaacgtatgagctttgtttgtgttttcgtttgagaagcttcgagatttgaaagatgcgttttaagtaaacctgtagtctcgcgaaatgctcattaatgagtaaataggctttcttttttgtgtgtgtcagtaacctgagggtcaaggttattgttgagaggcctatcgtaacgcgcgtgtgttttatttaaccttctttctttttaagcgtttttgaattttgtaaggttaagcgcgtagatttgagtgagtgcatgatttgcacggagaagcgttcttagttccattagcgcgtgtcctgtgtggacggagggaagcagactttatgactgggttgctagtgtgtgtgtgagggcagccgtgtattctgacttctttagtgaacgtgcgtggaaagagttagtagaagacgcatcattttaagagttctgcggagtgtgtaagtcccgcaagtttaattgttcgtttatgtcacgtgtcctagatggactaaaggaagaaacgtgagtaagcgtaatgaagagtttgcctacaacgcaagtacgcgttctgtttagtgaccacaaggctagtgcgcttgtgattacgtacttgtgaggttgaccagattattCAGTGGCGCCAATACGttcgataagtacgccactgcgatagattggaaacatgctgttcgtgtagttaggccacttaagttatgttcggctgttttcatttgttgtttgcatcgtcaacgacccttttgttttgcaacaacaatagtactctggtcttgtcggcattcggggagaaatggatagcggtttggaagggtggttggaactgttttgtcgaaattggggaaataaaagatcagggttgattttgactcagtaatagtctggcgagtcaggggtgaagagcctgcgcttacgcgtggtgcagcgctgtgctgttttgtttgtttgacgtctgttctccagggccaaggatcccgaagttcgtcaaacgaggctcgaccccagtaccctgcagcttctttcagcgttcctcatggccagcgaattgatttcaccggccattcagaacaaccggggcgaggacgagctgttagatatggagctggttcctgcgattacttcgagttccccagaccacgtcggattgcagcacagctaattgaggaatgcagaagcaggaaagcgcattccagagaagcggccgaacagagaagtttaaggcaacgagtttacatgccaacaagttcgtgcgccgccgggattagcaggtgggcatccgacaatgaagcaggtgcagccctccccttctctttgttcgaagtgcattgccagtctgcgatgcaagaccgcagcaagccgccaggtgtgacaccacgacacgggcgcctaccattggctgcaagtggcgtcatcggagtggactctcccattggtcaaacatgacgtgacttgcagtgctcgaagggcttataagaagccttccagagagacctgacgatgctgggacatgccctgattccctgattcacctctctcgaacttcttgccgcgggccgcagcgtccgagttgctgctggcccgtaatgtctgtacgaatgttacttgtcgctcacctccctgtataaatgtagaataaatcctcccaagttgtggttttTCATCCaggagtccgtcccccaacccctacagtgCGGCGCACCGCCgacagcgccatctcgtttctctagaacaaactgctccgcgaagaCGCTCAAtatgaagtaagaatagtagtctTGTCGGCTGTAAAAACTTGTAAACTTAGGCATACTAATTAAATTAAtaaacatggtgtcacgcgcgcacaagaaaacatgaacacgtcGCACTCGAGGACCGCGGACGTTCCCTGTCGAAAGGCTGCAGTGAGGAAATGCGgtagcagtagcgagcgaattgaccttagtGCTGTCGCTCGCATTGGTACGACTAAcctgcgaaaacacagcgcagcgcggactcgcgtcgcagatggctttcaagatacagcggcctcGCCGGGAGCGCGTGGTCGTCCAGGCCACCCGGGGTAGAGCGCCCGCCTCCCTACCTTCTCccgcgaagccttgcgcgcgacggaaggcggcgcgctttctccccgctttcttcGGTTGGGTGCGCAGGACTGAggcgcgatcgccggctcaccctcgcacacgtTCACCCGCACATACAtcacacggcgcgcggcgatgattttatcgcccttgaatGACCATATATTTGCgatcgcaataaaatattttaGAACCACCGTTTCGTTATATTGATCTGAAAAAAATTGTGATAGCTTACGTGCCATGACAACGACCTGACGACGAGGCAGGCCATAGTGGAAGACTCCAGAATATTCCGACCGCATGGGTTTcttgcacttaaatctaagtacacaaacTCCAGAATATTCCGACCGCATGGGTTTcttgcacttaaatctaagtacacaaacagtttgaaaatgaaaaaaaggccgCGGTGGCTGCGATGAAACCCATGTTTTTGAGCTCAGCAGCAACAACGTCATAGCTACTACACAACCTAGATTGGACTGCGCCATTTCTTTCTAAAAAATCTCAATTTTAGGGGCCTCCTCAATTGGACATTGTCGATTAGACGTTGGCTCAACtgttggaaaatttttgttttattcaaaGCGATTTTGCTGTTAAATTCTTGATACATTAGCTTATTTACGTTGCCTTTGGCATCCCTAAGACGTTTTATCTGTTTCTGTCCCTATACGGGGTTAACCCCTTATTGACAAGTGCCAACCAGCAACGTACCAGAAAAACACTTTTTTACCGAGTTTCAGTATTGAGTACAAACTTTCTGGATAAATGCCTTCCgtcaacactgaatgacaggcagcaagcgtcatttgttggtttggaGCAGAAAGACGCGatgaagaagaagtttggcatgcgACTCGCTCTCTTTCGAAAGCACTGTCAGAGGAAATAGACCGATGTCAGATCTCCGGCTGCAGTGGTGTCACACACGGGACGTAAAGAAAGGTAAATGTACAACTACGGTTCATATATAGTAACAGCTGCCTGTAGAAGTTACAAGTGAAGAGTTAGATGGCtcggggtgaagcccacttccagtttcctgcctggggtttgccccctattggtgaaaaaaaatttcagcgagctatttcttgtttttgttgaTTAGCCTTATTCCTTATATGTTTTGCATGTTCAGGTAGAATATTAAAAAAATCTCGATGTTTTATTTGTCGTAATTTAAATggcaaaatgtatttttttttattccaaccGGCTATTGGCCCATCCCCCGCAGCGGGTACGTGCCATAATTAAAGACCAACCAATCAACCAGTGACAGCAGCAGTCGTGGCGACCTCCTGCCGCCCGATTTTCGGCCTATCCCCATTTGTGGGAGCGTGCTGCCAGAGTGGCGGATCGTCATCATCATTCGTGGCGATGTCCCAGAACCCGGCGGTGCAAGGTGGTGCCCGATGCGATCAGCAAAACTCATCGCCGCGTAAGTGAATGCTAATGCTCGCAGCCTAGAGAGACTAACATGATCGTGGTTGTTCGCGCTTTCATTGTGCACGGCATGAGAGGCGAACGGAGTGCGCTTGACCCATCTCTACGGGGAACCGTCTTGCAGCCTCTGCACAGGCACAGATGACATGAAGTTTATCGTGACTAAGAGCGCAAGGTTATTGCTCGCTCGAATATTTCGTATATTCTGGGCAGTGATGCAGGAAATCGCGAAGCACAAGATGCGGACGTTGGGCGTACAGAAATAGGTCGTGAACCAGAGCCACACAAGCTTGCTGAGAGTCAGACCACTAATGTGTTCTCGTTTCCTGTGCCAACAATGCATGGAGAAACCTATTATATCGTCTATGCAGGAAACGTTTATGGTGGCATAAAATAAGACGAAGCAGTATATCTGAAACAGAAGAGAAACCAACTTATTCGGCCTTTTATTTTCTCAGATAAAACATTTCTACAGAGCTATAACAAGGCTTAATTAGGGGCaaactagagaaaaaaaaacattaggttCATGAAGGTTGCTACTCAAAAGCGAGAGATGGGGTAaggtgcaagttggaatttcCGCACCGGCTCTCCCGGCAAATATTTTAGCGCCATTCTCTGCTACGATATAAACGTTACGAATAGCTGCTGCAGAAATTCAATGTATGTTGCATATGCCAACTTTCTTTCTGGCGCCCCTACATGGTTATCAGTTCATGACGCCAGCTAATCACTGTCAATTgcttctcaataaaaaaaaaagcttttgcttGCGAACAGTAGGCAAACAGCTTGGAAACATTTGTTAACGGTGTTTTTTATAAGTGCAGACCCCTAATTTGGTTCGTGCGTTCTAATTAGACCTATTATTGTTTAATTTCTTGAGGGGGACCTTGTACGTGACTACAAAGAATGATATTATGCAAATCATTTCGTACCGACGGCGAGATTAGGCGTCTGAAAGTGATAAGGCTGTAACTTAACTATCACAAGCGATAGGAGTCAGGATGAGTATTGGCACCAGCTTACGAATCGACTCGCCCTTCTTATCTTACAGCTGAATTGGCCGATCCTGGGATGATTGCAGAGGGCGCTCCGGAGCCTGTTGAGCTCAACTCAACGACGTCAATTTCAGTTTGCCTGGCCGACTTAGAAAACGCCAAGGGTCCGTTTTCTGATGCGCCCGTGCCCTACAGATTGCCTTGCACAGCGGCTGAGGGCCAAACTTGCCAGATTGTGCGACACCTGTCCACTTGGAATGAGTTCCTCTTCCAAGTTCGGATGGAAATACGCGAGGTGGCCGGAGCACGCGGTCAGTTGTCCGTGATAAGTTTTGACCATCCCGAACTGCCAGATGCCGGGGAAGGGCAGATGTGCCGGACAGCGACGCTCTTGTACTGGCTGCTCAGCACGCACCACTGCGTAAGTTCTCTCAGTGCCCGCCCGTCTAGATTTAAAGCATACAAATGGCTTTTCCGTGACGGCCTCCTGAAGTCCTCGTCCGTCAGAATTCTCAAGCTGCAGTTCGCGAGGTTTCACGTGTGCAAGGATGTCTGCAAAATTATAGCTTCAGCGCAACACGTGGAGGAGCTCGAACTGCAGTCGGACGGACTCAGTTCGACGGGAGTTTTGTCCGCGCTGTCAAACCTTTTGAAGACGACAAATTCGTTGGCCGTGCTCACCATTCCTCACGTCAACATGAGCAGGCACGACGCGGACAGGTTTCTGACGGCACTTGCTGAAAACAAGACTTTGAAGGAGCTCTCTATGCACGAATCTGTCCTCAGCGAAGCGTCTATGGCAGGACGCGCCAGATTCAAGGAGTACCTCAAGAATAACAACACATTGACCGCACTCGTTGTCGGAAAGGGCAACGAACTCTGGTACCACTACTCCTTCGTGCCAACATCTCTGTCCCTGAGATGGTTACTGCAAGGACTCCTTGTTAACAAGACTGTTTCGTCACTGACGCTCACGCATATCGTGGTCGATCGGGAAAGCACCAGACTTATATGCACGCTTCTCACAGAAAGCCGAGTCCTGCGCCGTTTTAGTTTGACTTCGAGCACGACAGATTTGAATTTTCAACCAACACCAATGTATGATTGCTGGATCGAGGCTCTCGCCGAAAATGAGTCTCTGCACGAACTGAGGCTTCCGTTCCGCTTTTGGGAACCAGGTAGGTGGGAGGTCTTTTTGAACATTCTGTCGAGGAAAAAGAACTTGACCTCAGTGGCTATAGGTATTGACACGCCCGATTACGATAGCCTCCCGCAAATCTGCAAATGTCTCAGGGACAGTGGCACCGAAAACAGGGTTTCTTTCGGGACGTTTTACGCCAGTGACAGCTTCGATTTGCTCGAATCGAAGGCTTTCTCAGAAGTCAGCGTTCTGTCATTCGAGGATTTCACAAACGTTCTGCGTCTCCTGCGCCGGTTGCCCTCGTTCCACCACATCACGTCTGTAAGACTGGATATCTGGACGGGCCACATCGCTCTGTCTTGGGCCTTCGCTGACTACGTGAAATCCTCGTCGACGCTGCGGAATTTGCGTCTGTGGCTAGGCTCAGACGGTGCCTCGAGGGACGACGCGAACGGCTGGCGCGCAGCGCTCTTCGCATCGCTGTCTCGCAACACGAGCATAAGGGTGCTTCACGTCACGTCGATGTACATGGACGAGCAAGACGTCTACCTGCTGGCCGACTCGATCACTTCCAGCCGGAACATCGAGAAGGTGCACGTGGGCACGGTCACGCTGGCCGAATCCGGCGCGTTGGTTCGCCGCTTGTCGCTCGGCATCGCGACAAACTACACGCTCCTCAGTCTCTCACTCGACTCGCCCGTGGACAGAGAAGCGGCGAAGCACTTGTTCACCGTCTGCGACGTGGCGAGGCGCAACGCCGGCTTGGTGGCGCTCGCTGCTCAGTTCGTGACTGGAGCTCGACCAGAAAGGTAAGCGTGTACTCTGAAGAGGGCTtcgcgctttcttttttggcaCGTACTTTCCTCGCATGGAAATCATAACCAGCAATATTGTTTGCGTTTCCCCTCTTAACCGCCGTGCGTATAGTACGTTTGTCATCAACAGAATGCAATGAAACGCTTACGCGAACTTTGAGTACTTGGAAAGAAAGTTAGTAGATTGCCATGCTCACAGTAGTAACGCTTACTGATTTTGTGTGCGTACAACGCATTATGTCCACCTCATTTAACACTAATGTATCATAATATAACGCAGGCAATAAAAAATGAATGCTGGTTTTAGGGGGTACTTAAACAGCTGTTCTTATAGGATGACAGCAAACTCACTGTGTTACGGCTAAATTTTTGGCAAAATTGTGCTTATAAACATGCTTTCGTagttttttctgtttctttagcACGTTAACTTCACCTCACCGCCCGAAAGGGCAACAGATTACCGAAGCATATGTACCAACATAGCGTCGCCCTCACAAACGAAATTTGAAATTATCTGCGCAATGAATAACAGTGGCGATAACACTAACGCGTCTAGAATTAAGCACGCTGACCATATCTAAGGCCGCACGCCTTCTATTTATTGTGGTTGCATCGTGCAAAGTATGCGCTGTCTTTGTGGACATTTCCCCATTTTTATCCGCAGCGGCGCAAAGTTGAGCTTTTTGAATTACGCCCACGGTCATGACTGTGCGAAGCTGCTATTCCATTGTTTCACATTCACCACGCAAGGTAATACATGCCGCTAGATTTCCTGTCTTCCACGAAGCGTGACaattatctatatatatatagctatcgCATATATTTCGCTCCATAGTCAGGGCAATGTTCTTGTAGAACTTAGACGATGAAATGCAAGCATGCGTTTCATAATGGTACTGCAAGAGATGTCCCAAGCTGGAACCAAGGCTTCGTTCGTCAGTACCTCTGACGAAGACAAGATCGATTGTCGAAATTTACTGTGGCTCGAGCTTGAGACATCCTTTGTTCGACCTCTGAAGATCACTTCAATTCTCCGTCTTCCCGTGACTATCTCTCTTGTAAGCGTCTATTTAAGAATATAAGAATACAGCAGTAGATGGCTATGCATCCATGGGTTTATGCATATTTCAAAGCATGCACGCTATGGACCTATATCGTGGACGCAAAACATTTGGGGCTGTGTTCTCGGCACGCATGGCGGCTACACGGCTGCCATtctccgccatgttgactctctgattggctgtcgagaggtcgtTTTAAattttgtgccgggaagcggaagtttcGCAAGGCACTATTTAACGTATTCATGAAGGTGAataaacgtgacgtggagctgcagaCTTTCTCGCATAAAGCTTTTTCCTGGTCCTTGGCAGCATTGCCATTTTAGTATTTTAAAAATAAAGTACACTAGAAGCTAACAATGTACAATAGAAGCTCGCAACCGACAACCACAAAAGTTAAGTCAAagcttcaaaaaaaaaggaagaaaagaacgaAAGATTCGCACGACGCATTCACATTCGCATTGATGGCAGCTGCCCAGCTCACCCTCTCGCCAAAAGACGCCAGCAAGGAAAAACGCTACACTGCATGTTTCGGTAACATTTCGCTAACACGGGATGGTGGTCCAAGGTAGCCGCCATGTCAGCTTGTTGATTGGCTGCAGGAATATCACGTGAGGAGCATCACAGGAAGGGCCGTGTAGTAAACGTCAATATGACGTTGTGTTACGTTGCtctgggccgccattgcagagACGTGCGCCATAATTTTGGTGCGGAGAGCCACGCAAATTATGCTAAGAAGAGGCCATATGTAATGGCGGCCGAGAGGCATGTGTATCGCCGCATTTTCCAGTCGCTTGGGGCCACGAAATACCTTTATTCATAATTCTTGCTCATagcatttgcatcgctctcgTGCGGGGTTGGCATTTGTGTTATGAGCCATAATTTCTTTAAAAGACGTGTTTATTTGAAATATTATTGGTTAAACATTACAAATCTTCATCGACTTCTTGCACTTTTCACGGCTGCATTCATATTGTAGTCCCGATTAATAATCGTTCACATAATTAAATTATGACTACTGCGGCTTTTtactctacaaaaaaaaaatgtgcgctaGGCAGCGCCTTAAAATTTCCTCACGCGGTACGAGTAAGCAGCGAAGTGAAGGAGAATTGGCAGAggcggcgcttgcgtcgcgcaagcCAGTGCGGCGCGCAACATTATCGACGATATTCGGCCGCTTCTCAGC
This Dermacentor albipictus isolate Rhodes 1998 colony chromosome 1, USDA_Dalb.pri_finalv2, whole genome shotgun sequence DNA region includes the following protein-coding sequences:
- the LOC139059044 gene encoding uncharacterized protein produces the protein MSQNPAVQGGARCDQQNSSPPELADPGMIAEGAPEPVELNSTTSISVCLADLENAKGPFSDAPVPYRLPCTAAEGQTCQIVRHLSTWNEFLFQVRMEIREVAGARGQLSVISFDHPELPDAGEGQMCRTATLLYWLLSTHHCVSSLSARPSRFKAYKWLFRDGLLKSSSVRILKLQFARFHVCKDVCKIIASAQHVEELELQSDGLSSTGVLSALSNLLKTTNSLAVLTIPHVNMSRHDADRFLTALAENKTLKELSMHESVLSEASMAGRARFKEYLKNNNTLTALVVGKGNELWYHYSFVPTSLSLRWLLQGLLVNKTVSSLTLTHIVVDRESTRLICTLLTESRVLRRFSLTSSTTDLNFQPTPMYDCWIEALAENESLHELRLPFRFWEPGRWEVFLNILSRKKNLTSVAIGIDTPDYDSLPQICKCLRDSGTENRVSFGTFYASDSFDLLESKAFSEVSVLSFEDFTNVLRLLRRLPSFHHITSVRLDIWTGHIALSWAFADYVKSSSTLRNLRLWLGSDGASRDDANGWRAALFASLSRNTSIRVLHVTSMYMDEQDVYLLADSITSSRNIEKVHVGTVTLAESGALVRRLSLGIATNYTLLSLSLDSPVDREAAKHLFTVCDVARRNAGLVALAAQFVTGARPESICAQALERVSNHPALLELLSESTSMSTEEAAATIRSRLRSIEGLQQFMRLAGVVKERVTCNAREDGRMQLADLNEHCWSHVRRYLKLHDVVYDESMSDNA